The Chitinophaga lutea genome contains the following window.
ACAACCTGTCCAAACTGCTGCAGAAGTATAAAGTGAATAATCTCAGCGTGGTGGTGTCTGGTCAGAACCTGCTGACCATCACCAATTACGACGGCTTCGACCCGGAAACGAAAGGCCTTGCCATGCCGCCGATGAAAACGATCACCGCCGGGTTGAAACTGACTTTATAAACGAATTAAAAGCATTACCATGAAGCATCTTCATATATTATTCATAGGCATTCTGCTCACATCCGCCGCGGCTTGTAAAAAGTTCGTAGACACACCGGTGCCGAAAAACGAAATGGTGAGCAGCCTTGTATTCAGCGACGATAAAACGGCCACTGCTTCAGTAGTGGGTATGTATTCCACCATGAACGCCCTGAACTATCAGTACGCCAACGTGCTGATGAGTTACCTGAACGGCATGCTGGCCGGCGAAGTGTATTATTTTTCCGCGTTTGCCAACTACGACGTGTTTTCGAACAATGCCCTGCTGGCCGGCAGTTCTTATGTAGAAAGCATGTGGGCAGACCAATACAGGTTCATTTACCAGGCCAATTCCTGCATCGAAGGGTTGACCGCCGCGCCGGCACTGTCTGCGTCAGTGCGCTCCCAGCTGTTGGGTGAGGCGTATTTCATGCGCGCGTTCATGCATTTTTATCTCGTGAACATGTACGATGATGTGCCGTTGATCTTATCGACGGATTACAAGGTCAACAATATAAAACCCCGTGAAAAAGCATCGGTGGTTTACGATACGATCATCAACGATCTGAAAAGGGCCAAGGGCCTGATGGCGGACGATTATCCCGCCGGGAAACGCACGCGTCCCAATAAGGCCGCCGCCACTGCATTACTGGCGCGGGCTTATCTCTACACGCAAAAATGGGCCGAAGCCGAAGCCGAAGCCAGCGCCGTACTGGGCAATAACCGTTATGCGCTACTGCCGGATCCAAACGCGGTGTTTCTGGCTGAAAGCAAAGAAGCCATCTGGCAATTGCAATCCGTCAATGTGAGCGGCGGCCGCAATACCTGGGAAGGTTTCACTTCGGTGCCCGCTACAGCCACCGGCACTGCGCTGTTCCGCCTCGATTCGGTGAACCTTATCCACAAATTCGAGCCCGGTGACCGGCGGTACAAAAGCTGGGTAGATACCCGGAAAAACGCTGCGGGAACCGCCGTTATTTATTATTTCCCGTACAAATACAAAGTGCGCACCAATGCCAGCGGCGCTATCACGGAAAACTCCATGGTGATGCGTGTGGCGGAACAATACCTGATACGCGCCGAAGCGCGCATACAGCAGAACAAACTTACGGAAGGGCGATCCGACCTGGACTCCATCCGTAAGCGCGCCGAACTGCCCGTGTTGCCTGCCTCGCTCGACAAAGCGGCTTTGCTGCTGGCTACGGAAAAAGAAAGGCAGATGGAGCTGTTCGCTGAATGGGGCCACCGCTGGTTCGACCTGAAACGCACCGGCCGTGCGCCGGTGGTGATGAAGGCAATCAGGGGCGACAAATGGCAGGACACGGATGTGCGCTATCCCATCCCGGCTTCCGCGCGTGCTTCAAATATTCACCTTACCCAGAACGAGGGCTATAACTGATTTATGAAACGGATAATCATTGCTTGCATCATTTTACTGGGCATCACCACAGCCAGGGCACAGGTGACCATTTCTCCCGAATTCCCCGAAAGAGGGCAGACGGTTACTGTTTCCTATGCCCCTGCCGCGCCGGTGAAAGGCCCGGTAACACTGATGTTCAGCTATTCCAACTTTTACGACCTGGCCTGGAAGATGCCCATGGAGCCCCAGGGCAACCAATGGACGACCTCCTTCAAACTGGCGGACTTCGCCACCTTTGCCACCTTCTACCTGCAGGCGGGCGATTCCGTGATCAGGCCCGGTGCAGGGAAACATTACGAGGTAGCGGTGTACAACAATAAGGTACCCGTTGAAAACGGGCTCCTGTACAAAGGCTACAGCCTCAGCGCGCAAATGGGCAAATCGCCGCTGCTGGCCGCCAGACAGGCGGAGCAGTACGCCGCGGAGCTGCAGCGTTACCCGGATAATTATGAAGCGAAGCTCCGGTTGCTGCAATACCGGATCAGTACGGCAACGGGCGCTGAAAAAGAAACGCTGCGGGCGCAGGCGCACAAAGTGATCGCCGATAAGTTCTATGCCGCGCCTACCGTGCCCGGCAACATGAACAAGGTGACGATGGGTTACCTGATCATCGGCGAAAACAGCCGCCTCGATTCCATCCGCCAGGTGGTGCGCGAACGTTATCCGGAGTCGGATATGGGCCGCGACCTGTGGACGGCTTACATCGCCAAAGGCAAAGACACGGCCAAACAGATTGACCTGTTTCTGGCTGCACTGAAAAAAGAGACCGCGGAAAATGCCGGCGCTTTTTCCGCCATGCACGATAAGCTGTTCGACTATTACGCCGCCCGGAAGAACGGCGCCAAAGCGGTGCTGCATGCCCGCAAGGTGGCCGCCAACGATAAAAGCCCCTATTATCCGAATACACTCAAAAACATCGCGCAAACCCTGCTCGACAACCAGTTGATGCCCGACACCGCCCGCGCCTACGCTGCGCGGGCACTCGCGATGGCGGATAAATTCCCGGCCGGGGTGATTCGCTTCTTTCCGGAAACCGGTTACATCTACCCGCATGTAGACGACAGCACCCGCAAAGCCGTGACCGCCAAAGCAAAAGGCAACCTGCTGTCGATGCTCGGCCTTATCGACATGCAGCAGGGCCGCATGAAGGACGCGGATGCGCGCATGACGGAGGCGATGCAGATTTCCGGGGATAAGGAAACGCTCGACAACGTGGCCGTGTTTTTCAATAAAACCAATAACAGGGTACGCCTCCAGGAGCTACAGGCGCTGCGCGAAAAGGCCATGCTCGAAAAAGTGGCGAAGATGCGTGCGCCAAGACCGGCTCCCGTGATGCAGTTCACGGACCTGAAAGGAAAACCCGTTGATCCCGCTTCCTTAAAAAACAAGGTGGTGGTGATCGACTTCTGGGCTACCTGGTGCATCCCCTGCATGGAGGAAATGCCGTACCTGCAAAAAGTGTACAACCA
Protein-coding sequences here:
- a CDS encoding RagB/SusD family nutrient uptake outer membrane protein, whose product is MKHLHILFIGILLTSAAACKKFVDTPVPKNEMVSSLVFSDDKTATASVVGMYSTMNALNYQYANVLMSYLNGMLAGEVYYFSAFANYDVFSNNALLAGSSYVESMWADQYRFIYQANSCIEGLTAAPALSASVRSQLLGEAYFMRAFMHFYLVNMYDDVPLILSTDYKVNNIKPREKASVVYDTIINDLKRAKGLMADDYPAGKRTRPNKAAATALLARAYLYTQKWAEAEAEASAVLGNNRYALLPDPNAVFLAESKEAIWQLQSVNVSGGRNTWEGFTSVPATATGTALFRLDSVNLIHKFEPGDRRYKSWVDTRKNAAGTAVIYYFPYKYKVRTNASGAITENSMVMRVAEQYLIRAEARIQQNKLTEGRSDLDSIRKRAELPVLPASLDKAALLLATEKERQMELFAEWGHRWFDLKRTGRAPVVMKAIRGDKWQDTDVRYPIPASARASNIHLTQNEGYN
- a CDS encoding TlpA family protein disulfide reductase, yielding MKRIIIACIILLGITTARAQVTISPEFPERGQTVTVSYAPAAPVKGPVTLMFSYSNFYDLAWKMPMEPQGNQWTTSFKLADFATFATFYLQAGDSVIRPGAGKHYEVAVYNNKVPVENGLLYKGYSLSAQMGKSPLLAARQAEQYAAELQRYPDNYEAKLRLLQYRISTATGAEKETLRAQAHKVIADKFYAAPTVPGNMNKVTMGYLIIGENSRLDSIRQVVRERYPESDMGRDLWTAYIAKGKDTAKQIDLFLAALKKETAENAGAFSAMHDKLFDYYAARKNGAKAVLHARKVAANDKSPYYPNTLKNIAQTLLDNQLMPDTARAYAARALAMADKFPAGVIRFFPETGYIYPHVDDSTRKAVTAKAKGNLLSMLGLIDMQQGRMKDADARMTEAMQISGDKETLDNVAVFFNKTNNRVRLQELQALREKAMLEKVAKMRAPRPAPVMQFTDLKGKPVDPASLKNKVVVIDFWATWCIPCMEEMPYLQKVYNQYRDRKDVVFMVVNSGARNTLADAQGWSGNKKYTFPVYYNTDPEAGDKFKFNIIPATYLIGKDGNIQFSNIGFEGPEVETKLKLQIEMLLKN